The Dermochelys coriacea isolate rDerCor1 chromosome 7, rDerCor1.pri.v4, whole genome shotgun sequence genome window below encodes:
- the GDF2 gene encoding growth/differentiation factor 2 produces the protein MHYFGVMAALSVFNIITCLARGKPLEAWGKLSAMEKSDKSFGDPGEVEGETHFNFKTFLENMKADFLRSLNLSGVPSQERSREEPPQFMIDLYNRYAKDKSSIPASNIVRSFSTEDVVSLASPEENPFQKHILLFNVSIPRHEDVTRAELRIHIFCNRDIGPLPRLEGNMVIYDVLDGDLWENPEGTNSFLASQDIQECGWEMFEVSSAVKRWVRADKSKTKNKLEVVVERKTLGDFACGKLDISVMPDTKNLPLLIVFSNDRSNGTKETRVELREMIVHEQESVLKKLAKNSTLPEEEEEAEEKSLSVTGLHQPSSRSKRSTGTNHCRRTSLRVNFKDIGWDSWIIAPKDYDAFECKGGCFFPLTDNVTPTKHAIVQTLVHLKNPKKAAKACCVPTKLDSISILYTDDAGVPTLKYNYEGMKVAECGCR, from the exons ATGCACTATTTTGGGGTGATGGCTGCATTGTCTGTTTTCAATATCATCACTTGTTTGGCAAGAGGCAAGCCCTTGGAAGCCTGGGGCAAATTATCAGCTATGGAGAAGTCTGATAAATCCTTTGGTGATCCCGGAGAGGTAGAGGGTGAGACCCATTTCAACTTTAAAACCTTCCTGGAAAACATGAAAGCGGATTTCCTGAGGAGTTTGAATTTATCGGGCGTCCCTTCGCAAGAGAGGTCTAGAGAGGAGCCACCACAATTCATGATTGACCTGTACAACAGATATGCCAAGGACAAGTCTTCCATCCCTGCATCCAATATTGTGCGGAGCTTCAGTACTGAAG ATGTTGTTTCTCTGGCTTCCCCAGAAGAAAACCCATTTCAGAAACACATCTTGCTCTTCAACGTCTCTATCCCGCGGCACGAAGACGTCACCAGGGCTGAGCTGAGAATCCACATATTCTGTAATAGGGACATTGGGCCTCTCCCTAGACTGGAAGGCAACATGGTAATTTATGATGTTCTGGATGGAGACCTCTGGGAAAATCCAGAAGGCACCAACTCATTCCTTGCCTCCCAAGATATCCAGGAATGTGGATGGGAAATGTTTGAGGTGTCCAGTGCTGTGAAAAGATGGGTCAGGGCAGACAAATCAAAGACTAAAAACAAGCTTGAGGTTGTTGTTGAGAGGAAAACCCTGGGTGACTTCGCTTGTGGGAAGCTGGACATCAGTGTTATGCCCGACACTAAAAATCTGCCCTTGTTAATAGTGTTCTCCAATGACCGAAGCAATGGGACCAAGGAGACCAGAGTAGAGCTCCGGGAGATGATTGTTCATGAGCAGGAGAGCGTGCTAAAGAAGTTAGCAAAGAACAGCACTTTGcctgaagaggaagaggaggcagaggagaaatcCTTATCCGTCACTGGACTCCACCAGCCGTCATCGAGAAGCAAGAGAAGCACTGGTACCAACCACTGCCGGAGAACCTCCCTCCGTGTGAACTTCAAAGACATCGGCTGGGATTCCTGGATCATTGCGCCCAAAGATTACGATGCATTTGAATGCAAAGGGGGCTGCTTTTTTCCTCTGACTGACAATGTGACCCCGACAAAACATGCTATCGTCCAAACCTTAGTGCACCTCAAAAACCCCAAGAAAGCTGCCAAGGCCTGTTGTGTTCCTACCAAACTGGATTCCATTTCCATCCTCTACACTGATGATGCTGGGGTACCCACTTTGAAATATAATTATGAGGGGATGAAAGTAGCAGAATGCGGGTGCAGGTAG